In a single window of the Blastopirellula retiformator genome:
- a CDS encoding tetratricopeptide repeat protein: MRRWTLCPALWLLLLSPTLLLAQNDGAEDNEANAAPAAETGPVNQSSLLSVPKPVREAMQDRQYDKAIAAIDQAIADKQGDAAYLTYLKGRAYFFANKYKESIAVMTELTKRFPDSDWTRKARFAIGVAHARAGDYRTAELAYQAEAEYLISLQRKEEIAAIYLEFADAFYAPKADNKQPDYQRALAFYQKAAEIGPMKETATRIRLQIARCYKQMNNLGQAINLYQAFLKANEDDGLLLPARYELGETYLAAGNQVESRRTWEDLLSLNGTAKSPLIPLASFRISETYGLPNPNNKDDLELGVAALKKFLTTYPDHKNVASAHLRIVQSYLHQGRTEDALAAIDEFLAQDDLAKTNQYASAQYLKGLALARQKKFEEAIAAWRTYLQQHPTHGNWSEAQRQIINAEYAKGKDAMEREDYDAARAAWGEFLVKYPIDERNRGIQNDFAEMLYRQKKYDEAITAWRQVVSKYPRTNEASIAQYRVGLTLAEDLNRLADAMEEYKKLNWGSQAGAAQQQIALLSNKSLSISTVRVYRSNETPKIGLKTRNLESVDVQIYKVDLETYFRKMHLATGVESLDIALIDPDSQLEHKVADYEKYRLFSTQVDVPLPGDDKPTAGVMAITVSGKTQEATTLVLQSDLDMIVKSSRDEVFIFTQNMRTGKPWPGVKLLLSNGSEVFAEVETGEDGVYQANRKELRDPADLRVFAIADGHIASSVVNLNGLGVAQGLARAGYLYTDRPAYRPGQLVHLKGIIRDAVNDIYVVPENRDYKLEVFDGRNRLVMEEEIKLSDYGSFQSHLLLPTGAALGNYRMVVSADKVRYEGSFVVHEYQLPSVFLTVESDRKVYYRGEKITGAIKAAYYYGAPVEGAEISYALNGDRMFTATTDDKGEVKFEFETRDFRQSQTLNLAVQLPAHSTSTTHPFLLSTQGFTITAKTVRPVYLAGETFEVDATVNDAEGKPIAQDLTLKVFQLLDAKGASGKQEKLVEEFAVKSDEKTGVVRKTLQLPDGGDYRVRLEGTDRFDNIVSGQVAVRISGEEDKIRLRILADRHTLKAGEKATVKVHWRERPALALLTLEGAKILEYRLVQLKKGDNEIAIDVDSKLAPNFQMSLAVMIDPTKEQSLEEAPVRFHTATSPFQVERDLQIAMRILGDNHKPGDKIELEVTTTNAAGQPVPAELSVAMVEKALLERFPERVAAIEKFFGGASRTFAMRTSATIEFCYHPQTSSIDRLLLAEEERLETLAREEETLSELSDRDFDGIALNGRAGGARFAAPQSGAMGGFGGGGGGFGGGGFFGGGNNAPPPAASQPARDYGAYPQQQMAQSRQMAGDGQAPLDESSLRRKREADEKNRYDYYFESDRQLNRLAYDSNWMMQADNWKVLGAQREVQMLGIDGRFSNLNFATELGKNWGASAAGDRLKKAAANGERILIGIPAQETGFWDPAVMTDKKGKAKIEITLPERSTAWQLKSRGVTVDTLAGQAETELAVSKSLFGELRTAAAFVDGDSAQIPVTVHNDLIDEGEITVTLKTTIGAKSQTETKTLKVEKKGIVDLAFPVRFALPVAGKDDAEPGAEIEFSLTVSAGETTDQQLALAPLLPAGMPVYAIATGTSASSTSAFVQRPEKMPWSSPRMQIVIGPTVQQTLFDVLHTAPTLRQLDNQRFATGIDTNTSDLMAALALQQLMSKGRDASNPQMQSLDEAIRRNLRSIVATQKDDGSWNWAGPSGSSNAYTSSRAMWALSLAKNAGYPVDKAVFDRGLNFLKNQLTQLAVGDYESRAVLLHAVTKAGHEDFPLANQLYRNRNSLSNAGLAYLALTFAEMNRKETAGEIIALAKQKLGGGGVSPMSWNSAEVETRGLYALCQYKLSPQQEELRKEVEWLMQHRCGARWAPEKAVGPIMLAVCGYNATKQLAADAYDLTVIVNDKPLKTLKFDAESTTQTLEVPVDMLTNKEKETVRFELNGRGEFSYECVLAGFVAADKLESTANNWRVRRYYTPAPIEFDGRPVSRGFGLVTGNYSSFRNDMTQLPVAKKGHVSLEMWRNNVPGNSRDQQMPYLIAFEPLPSGVRVDEKSVRGSFERFEVQPGGILFYLGGNRGLGRVEFDVIGSIPGDYQGLPTILRDAYHLDDMVVAKSQPLKVLPLGGKSEDKYRLTPLELYELGRLKFEKHDYEGAHGHLTELFSNWNLQTNYFQQTVRMLLDISLAQGKSAEAVRYFEIVIEKYPELEIPFAKLMKIGKAYHEIGEYERAYLVYRATVEASFMVESQVAGFLQDQSEFLRSVEVMTALLQNSPPEPYVATAEYALAQQVFSKAPNAAQDPQLKEKNINRVTLVRRSLGMLENFLTSNPEDPSADQAAFSLATGLIELDAYQQAISVCGDYTRRYADSNFLSSYWYITGFCHFALGQHEKALEMCEQVAEYKRPATLSGSRQLAEENKWRAVYIMGQIHHALGQAAAAIADYEKVKDRFVDAAQSIDYFLHKRIALDDVSTFTPDEAAKVKLEFRNIAACDVNVYRIDLMKFGLLRRNLQQITKINLAGIRPYHEEKVELGDGKDYRDRTKEVNLPLKEEGAYLVVCRGDNLHASGLVLISPLKVEVQEEVDSGRVRATIRNVKTDAYVADVHVKVIGSANDEFVSGDTDLRGVFVADGIQGRTTILAEAEAGEYAFYRGEKSLGNAPVPTSQQQAPNAAYGGKGMSNKAKLNDELLKGIRAGNEMIQQEQRMNLDNFYRNNVKEGIQNFKF; this comes from the coding sequence ATGCGACGCTGGACTCTCTGCCCTGCTCTTTGGTTGCTGCTACTCTCGCCGACCCTACTGCTGGCCCAAAATGATGGGGCCGAAGACAACGAGGCCAACGCCGCCCCGGCGGCCGAAACCGGCCCCGTCAATCAATCAAGCCTCCTCTCGGTCCCCAAGCCGGTTCGCGAGGCGATGCAAGATCGCCAGTACGACAAAGCGATCGCCGCCATCGACCAGGCGATCGCCGACAAGCAGGGAGACGCCGCTTACCTGACCTATCTGAAAGGCCGGGCCTACTTCTTCGCTAACAAGTACAAAGAGTCGATCGCGGTCATGACCGAATTGACCAAGCGGTTCCCCGATAGCGATTGGACGCGGAAAGCCCGGTTTGCGATCGGTGTGGCCCATGCTCGCGCCGGCGATTACCGAACCGCCGAACTTGCCTATCAGGCCGAGGCCGAGTACCTGATCTCGCTGCAGCGGAAAGAAGAGATCGCGGCGATCTATCTCGAATTCGCCGACGCCTTCTACGCTCCCAAGGCCGACAACAAACAGCCCGACTACCAGCGAGCCCTCGCCTTCTATCAAAAAGCGGCCGAAATCGGCCCGATGAAGGAAACCGCTACCCGGATTCGGTTGCAGATCGCCCGCTGTTACAAGCAGATGAACAACCTCGGCCAGGCGATCAACCTCTACCAGGCTTTCCTGAAAGCGAACGAAGACGACGGCCTGTTGCTGCCGGCTCGCTACGAACTGGGCGAAACCTACCTGGCGGCAGGCAACCAAGTCGAGTCGCGCCGCACCTGGGAAGATCTACTTTCCCTCAATGGGACCGCCAAATCGCCTCTGATTCCGCTCGCCTCGTTCCGCATATCTGAGACGTATGGCCTGCCCAATCCCAACAACAAAGATGACCTGGAACTTGGCGTCGCCGCCCTGAAGAAGTTTCTGACGACCTACCCCGATCACAAGAACGTGGCGTCCGCCCACCTGCGAATCGTCCAGAGCTATCTGCATCAAGGTCGGACCGAAGACGCACTTGCCGCGATCGATGAATTTCTAGCCCAGGACGATCTAGCCAAGACCAACCAGTACGCGTCAGCCCAATATCTGAAAGGCTTGGCCCTGGCGCGACAGAAGAAATTTGAAGAAGCGATCGCCGCCTGGCGCACCTATCTGCAACAGCACCCAACCCACGGAAATTGGAGCGAAGCGCAGCGGCAGATCATCAACGCCGAGTATGCCAAGGGTAAGGATGCGATGGAGCGGGAAGATTACGACGCCGCTCGCGCCGCGTGGGGTGAGTTTCTGGTGAAGTATCCGATTGACGAACGCAATCGGGGCATCCAGAACGACTTCGCCGAAATGCTCTATCGGCAGAAAAAGTACGACGAGGCGATCACCGCCTGGCGCCAGGTCGTCTCGAAGTATCCCCGGACCAATGAAGCTTCGATCGCCCAATACCGCGTCGGCCTGACCTTGGCCGAGGATCTGAATCGCCTGGCCGATGCGATGGAAGAGTACAAGAAGCTGAACTGGGGCTCGCAGGCCGGAGCGGCGCAGCAGCAGATCGCGCTATTGTCGAACAAATCACTGTCGATCAGCACCGTTCGCGTCTACCGCAGCAACGAAACGCCCAAGATCGGCCTGAAAACCCGCAACCTGGAATCGGTCGACGTGCAGATCTACAAGGTCGATCTCGAAACCTACTTCCGCAAGATGCATCTGGCGACCGGCGTCGAATCGCTCGATATCGCGTTGATCGATCCCGATTCGCAGCTAGAGCACAAGGTTGCGGACTACGAGAAATATCGGCTCTTTTCGACCCAGGTCGACGTGCCGCTGCCCGGTGATGACAAGCCGACCGCCGGCGTCATGGCGATCACCGTCAGCGGCAAGACGCAGGAAGCGACCACGCTGGTCCTGCAGAGCGATCTCGACATGATCGTGAAAAGCTCGCGGGACGAGGTCTTCATCTTCACGCAGAATATGCGAACCGGCAAACCGTGGCCTGGCGTCAAGCTGTTGCTCTCCAACGGCAGCGAAGTCTTCGCCGAGGTCGAGACAGGCGAAGATGGCGTCTACCAGGCCAATCGCAAAGAACTACGTGATCCGGCCGACCTGCGAGTCTTTGCGATCGCCGATGGTCACATCGCGTCAAGCGTCGTCAATTTGAACGGTTTGGGCGTCGCTCAGGGATTGGCTCGCGCCGGCTACCTGTACACCGATCGTCCCGCCTATCGCCCCGGCCAGTTGGTTCACCTGAAGGGGATCATCCGCGACGCCGTCAATGACATCTACGTCGTGCCCGAGAATCGCGACTACAAGCTGGAGGTCTTCGACGGCCGCAATCGCCTGGTGATGGAAGAAGAGATCAAGCTGAGCGACTACGGCTCGTTCCAATCGCACTTGCTGCTGCCGACCGGCGCGGCGCTGGGCAACTACCGGATGGTCGTCTCGGCGGACAAAGTAAGGTACGAAGGATCGTTCGTGGTCCACGAGTACCAGCTCCCCTCCGTCTTTCTGACGGTCGAATCCGATCGCAAGGTTTATTATCGGGGAGAGAAGATCACCGGCGCCATCAAGGCCGCCTACTACTATGGCGCCCCGGTCGAAGGCGCCGAGATCAGCTACGCCCTCAATGGCGACCGGATGTTCACCGCCACGACCGACGACAAGGGAGAAGTGAAGTTCGAGTTCGAGACCCGCGACTTCCGCCAATCGCAAACGCTGAACCTGGCGGTCCAACTGCCGGCCCACTCAACCTCGACCACGCATCCCTTCTTGCTGTCGACGCAGGGCTTCACGATCACGGCCAAGACGGTTCGCCCGGTCTATCTGGCTGGCGAGACGTTTGAAGTCGACGCTACGGTTAACGACGCCGAAGGGAAACCGATCGCCCAGGACCTGACGCTGAAGGTTTTCCAGTTGCTCGACGCCAAGGGCGCCAGCGGCAAACAAGAGAAGCTGGTCGAAGAGTTCGCCGTCAAGAGTGACGAGAAGACCGGCGTCGTCCGCAAGACGCTCCAGCTTCCCGACGGGGGCGACTATCGCGTTCGCCTGGAAGGAACCGACCGGTTTGACAACATTGTCTCGGGTCAGGTCGCTGTAAGAATCTCGGGCGAAGAAGACAAGATTCGCCTCCGCATTTTGGCCGATCGGCACACGCTGAAGGCGGGCGAAAAAGCGACGGTGAAAGTTCACTGGCGCGAACGCCCGGCCTTGGCGCTGTTGACGCTGGAAGGGGCCAAGATCTTGGAGTATCGCCTGGTACAGCTGAAGAAGGGGGACAACGAGATCGCGATCGACGTCGACTCGAAACTGGCCCCCAACTTCCAGATGTCGCTGGCGGTGATGATCGATCCGACCAAAGAACAATCGCTTGAAGAGGCGCCGGTTCGCTTTCACACCGCGACCAGCCCGTTCCAGGTCGAACGTGATCTGCAAATCGCGATGAGGATCCTCGGTGACAACCACAAGCCGGGTGACAAGATCGAGCTGGAAGTCACGACAACCAACGCCGCCGGACAACCCGTTCCCGCCGAGCTGAGCGTGGCGATGGTCGAGAAGGCGCTCTTGGAGCGTTTCCCGGAGCGAGTTGCGGCGATCGAGAAATTCTTCGGTGGGGCTTCCCGGACCTTCGCGATGCGAACCTCGGCGACGATCGAGTTCTGCTATCACCCCCAAACCAGCTCCATCGACCGACTGCTGTTGGCCGAAGAGGAACGCCTGGAGACGCTGGCCCGCGAAGAAGAAACGCTGTCGGAACTAAGCGACCGCGACTTTGACGGCATCGCCCTGAACGGCCGAGCCGGCGGAGCCCGTTTTGCGGCTCCACAGTCTGGCGCCATGGGGGGCTTCGGCGGCGGTGGAGGCGGATTCGGAGGCGGCGGTTTCTTTGGCGGCGGCAACAACGCCCCGCCACCGGCGGCCAGTCAGCCGGCCCGCGACTACGGCGCCTATCCGCAGCAGCAAATGGCCCAGAGTCGCCAGATGGCGGGCGACGGCCAAGCCCCGCTAGACGAAAGTTCGCTTCGCCGCAAACGCGAAGCGGACGAAAAGAACCGGTACGACTACTATTTTGAATCGGACCGCCAATTGAATCGGCTCGCCTATGACTCCAACTGGATGATGCAGGCCGACAATTGGAAAGTTCTTGGCGCCCAGCGTGAAGTCCAGATGTTGGGCATTGACGGGCGTTTCTCGAACCTCAACTTCGCGACCGAACTGGGTAAGAACTGGGGCGCAAGCGCCGCCGGAGATCGCCTGAAAAAGGCGGCCGCCAATGGCGAGCGGATCTTGATCGGCATTCCAGCCCAGGAGACCGGCTTCTGGGATCCCGCCGTCATGACCGACAAGAAGGGAAAAGCGAAGATCGAGATCACGCTGCCCGAACGTTCGACCGCCTGGCAGCTGAAATCACGCGGGGTGACGGTCGATACCCTCGCCGGTCAGGCCGAAACCGAACTGGCGGTCAGCAAGTCGCTGTTTGGCGAATTGCGTACGGCGGCCGCATTTGTCGATGGCGACTCGGCCCAGATCCCGGTCACGGTTCATAACGACCTGATCGACGAGGGAGAAATCACCGTCACGCTGAAGACGACGATCGGCGCCAAGTCGCAAACCGAGACCAAGACGCTAAAGGTCGAAAAGAAGGGAATCGTCGATCTCGCCTTCCCGGTCCGCTTCGCCCTGCCGGTCGCTGGTAAGGACGACGCCGAACCGGGCGCCGAGATTGAGTTCTCGCTGACCGTCTCAGCCGGCGAGACGACCGACCAGCAATTGGCTTTGGCCCCGCTGCTGCCCGCCGGCATGCCGGTCTATGCGATCGCCACCGGCACATCGGCCAGCAGCACTTCGGCTTTCGTTCAGCGTCCAGAAAAGATGCCCTGGAGCAGCCCGCGAATGCAGATCGTGATCGGCCCGACCGTACAACAAACGCTGTTCGACGTGCTGCACACGGCGCCGACGCTGCGTCAATTGGACAACCAACGCTTCGCCACCGGCATCGACACCAACACCAGCGATCTGATGGCGGCGTTGGCGCTGCAACAGCTGATGAGTAAAGGACGCGACGCATCGAACCCACAGATGCAATCGCTCGACGAGGCGATCCGCCGCAACCTGCGCTCGATCGTGGCGACGCAAAAAGACGATGGCTCGTGGAACTGGGCCGGTCCTTCCGGATCCAGCAACGCCTATACTTCGTCGCGAGCGATGTGGGCATTGTCGCTGGCGAAGAACGCTGGTTACCCCGTCGACAAGGCGGTCTTCGATCGCGGGCTCAACTTTCTGAAGAACCAGCTAACGCAATTGGCGGTCGGCGATTACGAAAGCCGTGCTGTGCTGCTGCATGCGGTAACCAAAGCGGGCCACGAAGACTTCCCGCTCGCCAACCAACTCTACCGCAATCGCAATTCCCTTTCCAACGCCGGGTTGGCGTACTTGGCCCTGACCTTCGCCGAAATGAACCGCAAAGAAACGGCTGGCGAAATCATCGCGTTGGCCAAGCAGAAGCTCGGAGGGGGCGGCGTCTCGCCGATGTCGTGGAACTCGGCGGAGGTCGAAACTCGTGGGCTCTACGCGTTGTGCCAGTACAAGCTCTCGCCGCAGCAGGAAGAGCTGCGCAAGGAAGTTGAGTGGCTGATGCAGCATCGCTGCGGGGCTCGCTGGGCGCCCGAGAAAGCGGTCGGCCCGATCATGCTGGCGGTCTGCGGCTACAACGCCACCAAGCAGTTGGCCGCCGACGCTTATGACCTGACGGTGATCGTCAACGACAAACCGCTAAAGACGCTGAAGTTTGACGCCGAGTCGACCACGCAAACGTTGGAAGTGCCGGTCGACATGCTGACCAACAAAGAAAAAGAAACCGTTCGTTTCGAGCTCAACGGCCGCGGCGAGTTCTCCTACGAATGCGTGTTGGCCGGCTTCGTCGCCGCCGACAAGCTGGAGAGCACCGCCAACAACTGGCGAGTCCGTCGCTACTACACGCCTGCCCCGATCGAATTTGACGGCCGCCCGGTTTCGCGTGGATTCGGCCTCGTAACCGGCAACTACTCCAGCTTCCGCAATGACATGACGCAGTTGCCGGTCGCGAAGAAGGGGCACGTTTCGCTCGAAATGTGGCGGAACAACGTCCCTGGCAATTCTCGCGATCAGCAGATGCCTTACCTGATCGCCTTCGAGCCGCTCCCCTCCGGCGTTCGCGTCGACGAAAAGTCGGTCCGCGGCAGCTTCGAACGTTTCGAGGTCCAGCCAGGCGGCATCCTCTTCTATCTCGGCGGCAACCGCGGCCTGGGGCGCGTCGAGTTTGACGTGATCGGCTCGATCCCCGGTGACTATCAAGGGCTGCCGACGATCCTCCGCGACGCCTATCACTTGGACGACATGGTCGTCGCCAAGTCGCAGCCGCTGAAGGTGCTTCCCCTGGGTGGCAAGAGCGAAGACAAGTATCGGCTGACCCCGCTCGAACTGTACGAGCTGGGCCGGTTGAAGTTTGAAAAGCATGACTACGAAGGCGCCCATGGCCATCTGACCGAGCTATTCAGCAACTGGAATCTGCAGACCAACTACTTCCAGCAAACGGTCCGGATGCTGCTCGATATCAGCCTGGCGCAAGGCAAATCGGCCGAAGCGGTGCGTTACTTCGAGATCGTGATCGAGAAGTATCCTGAGCTGGAGATTCCGTTCGCCAAGCTGATGAAAATTGGCAAAGCGTACCACGAGATCGGCGAGTACGAGCGGGCCTACCTGGTCTACCGGGCGACGGTCGAAGCCAGCTTTATGGTCGAAAGCCAGGTCGCCGGCTTCCTGCAGGATCAAAGCGAGTTCCTCCGCAGCGTCGAGGTGATGACCGCCCTGCTGCAGAATTCGCCGCCAGAACCGTACGTGGCGACCGCCGAGTACGCTCTGGCCCAGCAGGTCTTCTCCAAGGCCCCCAATGCGGCTCAGGACCCGCAGCTGAAAGAGAAGAACATCAACCGGGTGACGCTGGTCCGGCGTTCGCTGGGGATGCTCGAGAACTTCCTGACCTCCAATCCGGAAGATCCTTCGGCCGACCAGGCCGCCTTCTCGTTGGCGACCGGCTTGATTGAGCTCGACGCTTATCAACAGGCGATTTCGGTCTGCGGCGACTACACCCGCCGCTACGCCGACAGCAATTTCCTCAGCAGCTACTGGTACATCACCGGTTTCTGCCACTTTGCTCTCGGACAGCACGAGAAGGCCCTGGAGATGTGCGAGCAGGTCGCCGAGTACAAACGCCCCGCGACCCTCTCCGGCAGTCGTCAGCTGGCCGAGGAGAACAAGTGGCGAGCCGTCTACATCATGGGGCAGATCCACCATGCCTTGGGTCAGGCCGCTGCCGCGATCGCCGACTACGAGAAGGTGAAGGATCGCTTTGTCGACGCCGCTCAGTCGATCGACTACTTCCTGCACAAGCGGATTGCGCTCGACGACGTTTCGACCTTCACGCCGGATGAGGCGGCCAAGGTGAAGCTCGAGTTCCGCAATATCGCGGCTTGCGACGTCAACGTTTACCGCATCGACCTGATGAAGTTCGGCCTGCTACGCCGCAACTTGCAGCAGATCACCAAGATTAACCTGGCCGGCATTCGCCCCTACCACGAAGAGAAAGTGGAGTTGGGCGATGGCAAGGACTATCGGGATCGGACGAAAGAGGTGAACCTGCCGCTCAAAGAGGAAGGCGCCTACCTGGTCGTCTGCCGTGGCGATAACCTGCATGCCAGCGGCCTGGTGTTGATCTCGCCGCTGAAGGTCGAAGTGCAGGAAGAGGTCGATTCGGGCCGCGTCCGAGCGACGATTCGTAACGTCAAAACCGACGCCTACGTCGCCGACGTGCACGTCAAAGTGATCGGCTCCGCCAATGACGAGTTCGTCTCGGGCGACACCGACCTCCGTGGCGTCTTTGTGGCCGACGGCATTCAGGGGCGGACGACGATCCTGGCCGAAGCGGAAGCGGGCGAATACGCCTTCTACCGCGGCGAGAAGTCGCTCGGCAACGCCCCTGTTCCGACTTCCCAACAGCAGGCGCCCAACGCAGCCTACGGCGGCAAGGGAATGAGCAACAAGGCGAAGCTCAACGATGAGTTGCTTAAGGGGATCCGAGCTGGCAACGAAATGATCCAGCAAGAGCAGCGGATGAACCTGGACAACTTCTACCGCAACAATGTGAAAGAAGGGATCCAGAACTTCAAGTTCTAG
- a CDS encoding alpha/beta hydrolase: protein MDRRFSASWGVFACLMAILVVGCAGSGEEETASVPDDAPQGAPTEPLAQPVVEPAEVDVPREKIEARIASDEMEVAPMRMRSMAQPEAAPGASSRMMRAPASTGARPPLQVAAAEAEAVAAAEAATMPQPMMAPMMAAESVPDDTPGYEVVEVLYGTDRELALGAGIVGHFYPAIGLALGGLLLFGLMWKYQMARIGGVLAIVAICLGLFVARDAGLDYQKELRALGSGSAMFSGGRGELQYGACHISIPEVHEVGQLEAPSILKLELTERPEKHVVLLEVLSKDEEAFFADLREMVAQSPRHEVLIFVHGYNVSFEDAARRTAQMAYDLKFTGVPMFYSWPSQADLLGYATDRDNSLWTVSHLKEFLLKVAQNSNADSINLIAHSMGNRAMGAALEEIAAEMKEETKLFNQVVLAAPDVDAQVFKEDIAPNIVRASNQVTLYASANDLALLASKNVNGYPRAGDVRPEIVIVPGVDTIDVSAIDTSLIGHAYYGDNDSIISDIFTLLHQPTPASQRRYLKSASGPGGMYWVFEPGSGIADAGGAATR, encoded by the coding sequence ATGGATCGACGATTTTCCGCAAGTTGGGGCGTTTTTGCCTGCCTGATGGCGATATTGGTCGTGGGCTGCGCCGGCTCTGGCGAAGAAGAAACGGCCTCGGTGCCGGACGATGCGCCGCAAGGTGCGCCGACCGAGCCACTCGCCCAACCAGTCGTCGAGCCGGCCGAAGTCGACGTTCCCCGCGAAAAAATCGAAGCGCGTATTGCTTCCGACGAAATGGAGGTCGCTCCGATGAGGATGCGATCGATGGCCCAGCCCGAAGCCGCCCCCGGCGCAAGTTCGCGGATGATGCGGGCGCCGGCCAGCACGGGAGCTCGGCCTCCGCTGCAAGTCGCCGCCGCCGAAGCGGAAGCGGTTGCAGCCGCCGAGGCGGCGACTATGCCGCAGCCGATGATGGCGCCCATGATGGCGGCTGAGAGCGTCCCCGATGACACGCCTGGCTACGAAGTGGTCGAGGTCCTGTACGGCACCGATCGCGAGCTGGCGCTGGGCGCCGGCATTGTCGGGCACTTCTATCCGGCGATTGGATTGGCGCTCGGCGGTCTCTTGCTGTTTGGCCTGATGTGGAAATACCAGATGGCCCGGATCGGTGGCGTGCTAGCGATCGTCGCCATTTGCTTGGGGCTGTTTGTCGCCCGCGACGCTGGGCTCGACTATCAAAAAGAATTGCGAGCGCTAGGCAGCGGCAGTGCGATGTTTAGCGGCGGCCGCGGCGAACTGCAGTATGGGGCCTGTCACATCAGCATTCCCGAAGTGCACGAAGTTGGCCAATTGGAAGCTCCGTCGATCCTGAAGCTAGAACTGACCGAACGTCCCGAAAAGCATGTCGTGTTGCTGGAGGTCCTCTCAAAAGACGAAGAGGCGTTCTTTGCCGATCTGCGCGAAATGGTCGCCCAATCGCCGCGCCACGAGGTGCTGATTTTCGTCCATGGCTACAACGTTTCGTTTGAAGACGCCGCTCGACGTACCGCTCAGATGGCGTACGACCTGAAGTTTACTGGCGTGCCGATGTTCTATAGCTGGCCGTCACAGGCCGACCTGCTGGGCTATGCGACCGACCGGGACAATTCGCTCTGGACGGTCTCACACCTCAAAGAGTTCTTGCTGAAGGTCGCCCAGAATAGCAACGCCGATTCGATCAACTTGATCGCCCACAGCATGGGTAACCGGGCGATGGGAGCGGCGCTGGAAGAGATCGCCGCCGAGATGAAAGAAGAAACGAAGCTGTTCAACCAGGTCGTGCTCGCGGCGCCCGACGTCGACGCCCAGGTTTTCAAAGAGGACATCGCCCCGAACATCGTCCGGGCCTCCAACCAGGTCACGTTATACGCATCGGCAAACGACTTGGCGCTGCTGGCGTCGAAAAATGTGAATGGTTATCCCCGGGCCGGCGACGTCCGCCCCGAGATCGTCATCGTGCCAGGCGTCGATACGATCGACGTCTCGGCGATCGACACCAGCCTGATCGGCCACGCCTACTACGGCGACAACGATTCGATCATCAGCGACATCTTCACGCTACTGCACCAGCCGACCCCGGCCTCGCAGCGACGATATCTGAAATCAGCCTCCGGACCCGGCGGGATGTACTGGGTGTTTGAGCCAGGCTCCGGAATCGCAGACGCCGGTGGAGCCGCGACGCGGTAA
- a CDS encoding transglutaminase-like domain-containing protein yields the protein MLIQVGYEIAFQLPQPAPMLLMLYLHPTRELTTRRFDCLQATPNLPIQEYYDSFGNRCGRIVAPADRLTFRNQALVEDCGLPDLQAPQATQAQVQDLPSDVLIYLLPSRYCEVDSELKDLAWNLFGATPPGWARVQAICDYVHQHIRFDYMQARANRTAFEAYRERVGVCRDFMHLAVTFCRNCNIPARYCTGYLGDIGVPDDPAPMDFSAWFEAYLGGQWYAFDARHNQPRIGRVLMARGRDAADVALTTTFGVSELASFRVWADEVAPA from the coding sequence ATGCTAATTCAAGTTGGCTACGAGATTGCGTTTCAACTTCCGCAGCCCGCGCCGATGCTGCTGATGCTTTACTTGCATCCGACGCGCGAACTGACGACTCGACGATTCGACTGTCTGCAGGCGACCCCCAATTTGCCGATTCAGGAGTATTACGACTCGTTCGGCAACCGGTGCGGGCGGATCGTCGCGCCGGCAGATCGCCTGACGTTTCGCAATCAAGCGCTCGTCGAAGATTGCGGCTTGCCCGACCTGCAGGCTCCGCAAGCGACGCAGGCCCAGGTGCAAGACCTGCCGTCCGACGTGCTGATCTACTTACTGCCAAGTCGCTATTGTGAAGTCGACAGCGAATTGAAGGACCTGGCCTGGAATCTCTTTGGTGCGACGCCGCCCGGTTGGGCGCGAGTGCAGGCGATCTGCGACTACGTTCATCAGCATATTCGCTTCGACTATATGCAGGCGCGGGCCAATCGAACGGCGTTCGAAGCCTATCGCGAACGGGTTGGCGTCTGCCGCGACTTCATGCACTTGGCGGTTACCTTCTGTCGCAACTGCAACATCCCGGCTCGCTACTGCACCGGCTATTTAGGGGACATCGGCGTGCCGGACGATCCGGCGCCCATGGACTTTAGCGCCTGGTTCGAGGCCTATCTGGGCGGCCAATGGTACGCCTTTGACGCACGACACAACCAACCCCGGATTGGTCGCGTCCTGATGGCCCGCGGTCGAGACGCTGCCGATGTCGCGCTGACGACCACGTTTGGCGTCAGCGAACTGGCGTCGTTCCGCGTCTGGGCGGACGAAGTGGCCCCAGCCTAA